A segment of the Streptomyces pactum genome:
ATGATCACGGGCGTCGGTCTGATCGCGGCCGGCGGCGTAAGCTGGATCCCGTCCGCCCCGGACTTCACCCGGTACCTGCCGCGCACGGCCTCCTCCAAGGGGATCGTGGGCGTGACGGTCGGCGGCGCGGGCATCGTCGTCCTGCCCATGGTCCTGATGGGCATGGTCATGGCCGTCTCCACACCGGACCTGGCCTCGGCCGCCGACCCGGTCTCCTTCCTCGGCGAGATCCTGCCGACCTGGATCGCGGTGCCGTACCTGCTGATCGCGCTGATCGGCATGCTGCTGATCAATTCGATGTCGATGTACTCGGCCGGCTTCACCGCGCAGACCCTGGGCTTCCGGATTCCGCGCCACTGGGCGGTCTCGGTCAACGCCGTGATCTCGCTGGTCTTCGGCGGCGTGCTGATGCTGGCGGCGACCAGCTTCATGGGCTCCTTCATCGCCTTCCTGTCGCTGCTCGCGGTCGCCTTCTCCGCCTGGGTCGGCGTCTTCGGAGCGGACATGCTGCGCCGCGAGGAGTACGACGGGGAGGCCCTCGCCGACACCGGCCGCACCAGCGCCTACTGGTACCGCGGCGGCTTCGCCCCCGCCGCCGTCGCCGCCTGGGCCGTGGGCCTGATCGCCGGACTGATGTTCACCACGTCCGACTGGTTCACCGGCCCCCTCGCCGCGAACAACGTCATCGGCGAGTACGGCCTCGGCTGGGTGGCCACGGTGGTGATCTCCGGTCTGCTGTACGTCGTACTGCCCAAGCCCGCGGTGGTCGTCCCGGCGGCGGCACCGACCGAGCGGGCCGCGCAGCCCGAATCCGTGACCGTCTGACCCCGCGCCGCCCGACGCCCCTTCCCGGGCCGAGCCTCTCCGAGTGCCGGCGGGAGGGGGCGACGTGCGTGTGGCCCCCTCCCGCCCACGGCGAAATGCCGTTGGCCGCCCGGCACCGGTGTGGTTGCCTGCGCCCGTGAGCCTGCTGGTGGACGTCTTCGTCCGGGAGCTGGACGGTTGGGGGCGATTCCCGGACGAGGACGCGTACAACTCCGGCGGCTTCGAGTCCCGGCGCACCGAGGTGTGGGGTCGGACCTGGTGTGCGCGCTGGGCGCCCGCCTCCTGCCGGTGCTGGCCGAGCGGGATCTGGAGGTGGAGCGCGAGCAGGTGCCGGACCTGTGGCGCGAGGTCGCCCTGCTGCGTTCCCAACTCGACCGGATCGCGGCCGGCACCGACCACCCGCGGTCGCCGGCGGAACACCGGAGCCAGCTCGAGGTCCGTCTGCGCGTCATCGAGGAGTCCGCCCGGGAGGTCCTGCGGATCGGGGGCGGGGCCGTCATCTGGTGAACCGGACCAGACCTCATCACCTGACGCGCCCGGCCGGCCGTCACCACCTGACGCGACCGGCCGGCCGTCACCACCTGACGCGACCGGCCGGCCGTCACCACCTGACGTGTCAGACCGGACGTCATCACCTGACGTGTCGGACCGGACGTCATCACCTGACGTGTCGGACCGGACGTCATCACCTGACGTGTCGGACCGGACGTCATCATCCGGTGAGCCGGACCGGACGCGGAGGTACGACACCGCCGCCCCCGGTCCGGCGGTGAGCCGGGCCCGGGGGCGGCGGACGGTACGAGGAGAGGG
Coding sequences within it:
- a CDS encoding cytosine permease — encoded protein: MSKTAETEGALETRGIEQVPDAERTARTRELFPTWVGANISVLLLTMGASLVVAYRLNFWQALVVAAAAPVVSYGLVGLIGIAGKRGGAPGMALSRAVFGQRGNLLPGSLIWIARWGWETINAVTGAYALLTVLDIVFGIRANGVLDMVTLLAFVVATFAISGLGINAVQKCNKYAAYLFAAFSVLVLGYLVVDTDWSAVFDRSAGSVAAMITGVGLIAAGGVSWIPSAPDFTRYLPRTASSKGIVGVTVGGAGIVVLPMVLMGMVMAVSTPDLASAADPVSFLGEILPTWIAVPYLLIALIGMLLINSMSMYSAGFTAQTLGFRIPRHWAVSVNAVISLVFGGVLMLAATSFMGSFIAFLSLLAVAFSAWVGVFGADMLRREEYDGEALADTGRTSAYWYRGGFAPAAVAAWAVGLIAGLMFTTSDWFTGPLAANNVIGEYGLGWVATVVISGLLYVVLPKPAVVVPAAAPTERAAQPESVTV